The following coding sequences are from one Azotosporobacter soli window:
- a CDS encoding response regulator transcription factor, with product MQQQQHQVLVVDDDKEIVGAIEIYLAQAGLAVTVAYDGAEAIRLLAEKEFHIIVMDIMMPKLDGIQAMLKIREERNIPIILLSAKSEDTDKIFGLTMGADDYITKPFSPLELIARVKSQLRRYTTFGAAPVNSGAITTGALTMDTELKAVSVDGEEVKLTPIEYKMLLMLMQNLGRVFSIDEIYERVWNEPNINGHNTVAVHIRRIREKIEINPKEPRYLKVVWGIGYKIEKY from the coding sequence TTGCAACAGCAACAACACCAGGTATTAGTTGTCGACGATGATAAAGAAATTGTCGGAGCGATTGAAATTTACCTTGCCCAGGCGGGGTTGGCAGTGACCGTCGCCTATGACGGAGCCGAGGCGATCCGCTTATTGGCGGAGAAAGAATTTCATATTATTGTCATGGATATTATGATGCCTAAATTAGATGGCATTCAGGCCATGCTGAAGATAAGAGAAGAAAGAAATATTCCTATCATACTTTTGTCGGCAAAAAGTGAAGACACGGATAAGATCTTCGGTTTGACGATGGGAGCGGATGATTATATTACGAAACCGTTTAGTCCGTTGGAGCTGATTGCCCGAGTGAAGTCGCAATTGCGACGCTACACGACGTTCGGTGCAGCGCCGGTGAATAGTGGTGCGATCACGACGGGCGCTTTGACGATGGATACCGAACTGAAAGCGGTCAGCGTAGATGGCGAAGAAGTCAAGCTGACGCCGATCGAATACAAGATGCTGCTCATGTTGATGCAAAATCTCGGGCGGGTGTTTTCAATCGATGAAATCTATGAACGTGTTTGGAATGAGCCGAATATCAATGGACATAATACGGTAGCCGTCCATATTCGAAGAATTCGGGAGAAAATTGAAATTAACCCGAAGGAACCTAGATATCTTAAGGTGGTGTGGGGGATTGGCTACAAAATCGAAAAATATTAG
- a CDS encoding nucleobase:cation symporter-2 family protein: MTEQSSNKVHPVDETLPLGKLFTYGFQHVLAMYAGAVAVPLILTNALGLGKEQLIYLINADLFTCGIATLIQTLGFWNMGIRIPIIQGVTFAAVTPMIIIGKAHGLNGVYGSIIVAGVVTYLAAPYFSRLLRFFPPVVTGTIITIIGVTLMPVAVRWVGGGNPAAANFASLPQVGLAMMTLALVLFFYRYFKGFLSNIAVLLGLAAGTLIAMPFGLVDFSTLATAGWIGVTTPFAFGLPTFDLASIAAMVVVMLVVMTETTGDCIAVGEIIDKPVTEKDLARALRADGFSTMLGGMLNSFPYTAFAQNVGLVGLTRVKSRFVVAAAGAILIVLGLLPKLAAVIAAVPVAVLGGAGIAMFGMVAASGMKTLAKVQFDGTHNMMVVAVSMGIGMITLAVPNFYHHFPSWAQVILHSGITAGSVTAILLNALLNGTQTASAVKEKMDQAS; the protein is encoded by the coding sequence ATGACAGAACAAAGTTCAAATAAAGTACATCCGGTAGATGAAACGTTGCCGTTGGGCAAACTGTTTACTTATGGATTCCAGCATGTGCTGGCCATGTATGCGGGCGCGGTCGCCGTACCGCTGATTCTTACTAATGCCCTAGGACTCGGCAAAGAGCAGTTGATTTATCTGATCAATGCGGATCTTTTCACCTGCGGCATTGCAACGCTGATTCAAACGCTTGGTTTTTGGAATATGGGCATTCGTATCCCGATCATTCAAGGCGTTACCTTTGCCGCCGTTACGCCGATGATTATTATCGGCAAGGCACATGGTCTGAACGGTGTTTACGGTTCGATCATCGTTGCCGGCGTGGTCACATATCTTGCGGCGCCTTATTTCAGCCGTTTATTGCGCTTTTTCCCTCCGGTAGTGACGGGAACGATTATCACGATTATCGGCGTTACGCTAATGCCGGTCGCCGTACGCTGGGTCGGAGGAGGCAATCCGGCGGCAGCGAATTTTGCCAGTTTGCCGCAGGTTGGATTAGCCATGATGACATTGGCGTTGGTACTCTTTTTTTACCGCTATTTTAAAGGCTTTCTCAGCAATATTGCCGTACTGCTCGGTCTTGCGGCAGGTACGCTCATTGCGATGCCATTTGGGTTGGTGGACTTTTCCACGCTTGCGACTGCTGGCTGGATCGGTGTTACGACTCCGTTTGCTTTCGGTTTGCCGACGTTCGATCTCGCATCGATCGCGGCGATGGTCGTCGTGATGTTGGTCGTCATGACGGAGACGACCGGAGATTGCATTGCCGTTGGCGAAATCATTGATAAACCGGTCACGGAAAAAGATTTGGCGCGCGCGCTTCGTGCGGACGGTTTTTCGACGATGCTAGGTGGTATGCTCAACAGTTTTCCTTATACGGCTTTTGCGCAAAATGTCGGCTTGGTTGGTTTGACGCGGGTGAAGAGCCGCTTTGTCGTTGCGGCAGCGGGCGCTATCTTGATCGTGCTTGGCTTGCTGCCCAAATTGGCCGCTGTGATTGCCGCCGTACCGGTGGCAGTATTGGGCGGTGCGGGAATTGCCATGTTTGGCATGGTTGCCGCAAGCGGCATGAAAACGTTAGCGAAGGTTCAGTTTGACGGCACGCACAATATGATGGTCGTTGCGGTCAGCATGGGCATTGGCATGATTACTCTGGCAGTACCGAACTTTTATCATCATTTCCCCAGCTGGGCACAGGTGATTCTGCACAGCGGCATCACGGCCGGCAGTGTGACGGCCATCCTCTTGAATGCGCTGCTCAATGGTACGCAAACAGCGTCTGCGGTGAAGGAAAAGATGGATCAAGCAAGCTAA
- a CDS encoding IS3 family transposase — MAIYKNQDSYSISAMCDFFDVSRSGYYDFVHRMNQPNRNERIVAEIAVCQEISKRTYGYRRVHLWLQQNRNIFIDPKTVLRLMSKYNLLSQIRRRKKYKRMQQQLHKYENLLNRDFEATAPNQKWVTDISYIHTLQGILYLSMIRDAFDRSIIAYKTGTEQTVNLVLETIRTAMKKEKVTTELQLHSDQGFQYTSQGYFNLTKEYGITPSMSRRGNCYDNALAENFFSILKAECISRIHLKTFAEANEVIDEYIYFYNFERIQLKTKLTPYEKRCQFA, encoded by the coding sequence ATGGCAATTTATAAAAACCAAGACAGCTATTCTATCTCTGCAATGTGTGACTTTTTTGATGTATCACGCAGTGGGTACTATGATTTTGTTCATCGCATGAATCAACCGAATCGCAATGAACGAATCGTAGCAGAAATTGCGGTATGCCAAGAAATATCAAAAAGAACGTATGGATATCGAAGGGTTCATTTGTGGCTTCAACAGAATAGAAATATATTTATTGATCCGAAAACCGTTCTTCGCTTAATGAGCAAATATAATTTATTATCTCAAATTCGCCGACGTAAAAAATACAAGAGAATGCAGCAACAACTTCATAAATATGAAAATCTACTCAATCGTGATTTTGAAGCAACTGCGCCGAATCAGAAATGGGTTACCGACATTTCATACATCCATACACTCCAAGGAATCCTGTATTTATCAATGATACGCGATGCGTTTGATCGCAGTATTATTGCTTATAAAACAGGAACAGAACAAACTGTAAATTTAGTTCTTGAAACAATTCGAACTGCCATGAAAAAGGAAAAAGTCACTACAGAGCTGCAACTCCATAGTGACCAAGGGTTTCAATACACTTCACAGGGGTATTTTAACCTAACTAAAGAGTATGGTATTACACCGTCCATGTCAAGGCGAGGAAATTGTTATGATAACGCATTAGCTGAAAACTTTTTTAGTATTTTGAAAGCAGAATGCATTTCGAGAATACATCTCAAAACATTTGCAGAGGCTAACGAGGTTATCGATGAGTATATCTATTTTTATAATTTTGAACGCATTCAACTAAAAACAAAACTGACACCGTATGAAAAACGATGCCAGTTTGCGTAA
- a CDS encoding xanthine dehydrogenase family protein molybdopterin-binding subunit, whose amino-acid sequence MRNVSKSVPKTDALPLALGKPVYTEDLADANALVVKILRSPHAFARIKQIDASKALKLEGVACVLTHNDVPDVRFTLAGQSYPEPSPYDRLVLDPIVRYVGDEVAIVAAVDEKTAVKAMKLIKVDYEVYQAVLDFEKAAGAASIIHPESDLHCNFDIGMKQMENVVSTHKTEVGDVEAVLAECAVVVEETYHTQAQAHAMMETYRAFSHLDHTGRLVVVSSTQIPFHVRRQLARALQIPASRIRVIKPRIGGGFGGKQTGVVEMFCAIVTLKTGKAAKIVYDRKETFGCTTSRHAMKLTVRLGADLEGYIRAVDIQGLSDTGAYGEHASTVFAVVGDKTLPLYNKTKAVRFYGQVVYTNKMPAGALRGYGATQGGFALESAVNKLAVVLKVDPAELRLKNLIREGETSVTGKTINSSALDRCIITGKELIGWQEKYPTRKECGAGKVRGVGMAVTMQGSGIAGIDTAAAEIRWNDDGNYTLLIGSTDMGTGSDTILAQMAAEVLDAELDSIIVHAADTDVSPYDPGSYASSTTYVTGMAVVKAAQELKQKIMEQAALHLAADAADLVWEREEIRTLRGDKRIELISLANLLVSGRGKMQLSGTATHGSPVSPPPFIAGFAEVEVDLATGKVAVVEYVSVVDCGTVINPNLARIQVEGGTVQGIGMALTEDVRYDRRGMMQTNSFMQYKIPSRKDVGEIKVAFEASHEPTGPFGAKSVGEVVINTPPPAIAHAVYNATGVWITELPILPEKVWQAVQKKQGNEE is encoded by the coding sequence ATGCGTAATGTCAGCAAAAGTGTGCCCAAGACCGATGCATTGCCGCTGGCGCTTGGCAAACCGGTTTATACAGAAGACTTGGCGGACGCGAATGCGCTCGTTGTAAAAATATTGCGTAGCCCGCATGCATTTGCCCGAATCAAGCAAATTGACGCCAGCAAGGCCTTGAAACTGGAGGGCGTTGCCTGCGTGCTTACGCATAATGATGTTCCTGATGTGCGGTTTACCTTGGCAGGGCAGTCTTATCCGGAGCCGTCGCCGTACGACCGATTAGTTCTCGATCCGATTGTCCGCTATGTCGGCGATGAGGTCGCGATTGTCGCGGCCGTTGATGAAAAGACCGCCGTCAAGGCGATGAAACTGATCAAGGTTGATTATGAAGTGTACCAAGCGGTACTCGATTTTGAAAAAGCGGCCGGTGCCGCATCGATCATCCATCCGGAAAGCGATTTGCATTGCAATTTTGATATTGGTATGAAGCAAATGGAGAATGTCGTTTCCACGCACAAGACCGAAGTCGGCGATGTCGAGGCGGTATTGGCCGAGTGCGCTGTAGTTGTCGAGGAAACGTACCATACGCAGGCGCAGGCGCATGCAATGATGGAGACATACCGCGCATTCAGTCATCTTGACCACACCGGGCGCTTGGTGGTGGTTAGTTCGACGCAAATTCCGTTTCATGTGCGGCGTCAATTAGCCAGAGCGCTGCAAATTCCTGCCAGCCGAATCCGGGTGATCAAACCGCGTATCGGCGGCGGTTTTGGCGGCAAGCAGACCGGAGTGGTCGAGATGTTTTGCGCGATCGTGACGTTAAAGACGGGCAAAGCGGCGAAAATCGTGTATGATCGCAAAGAGACCTTTGGCTGCACGACCAGTCGACACGCCATGAAACTGACGGTACGGCTTGGGGCAGATCTAGAGGGCTATATCCGTGCGGTAGATATTCAGGGACTGTCGGATACCGGCGCTTACGGCGAGCATGCATCGACCGTATTTGCAGTTGTAGGCGATAAAACGTTGCCGCTTTACAACAAGACAAAAGCGGTTCGCTTCTATGGACAGGTCGTATATACGAACAAGATGCCGGCGGGTGCTTTGCGCGGTTATGGTGCAACACAGGGCGGCTTCGCACTGGAATCGGCGGTAAATAAATTGGCGGTGGTCTTAAAGGTCGATCCGGCGGAGCTGCGCCTGAAGAATCTGATCCGCGAAGGCGAGACCAGCGTTACCGGAAAAACGATAAACAGCTCTGCACTGGACCGCTGTATTATTACCGGAAAAGAGTTAATCGGCTGGCAGGAAAAATATCCGACGCGCAAGGAGTGCGGCGCTGGAAAAGTGCGCGGCGTCGGCATGGCCGTCACGATGCAAGGTTCCGGCATCGCCGGAATCGATACGGCGGCGGCCGAGATCCGCTGGAATGATGACGGAAACTATACGCTGCTGATTGGGTCTACGGATATGGGAACCGGCAGCGATACGATACTGGCTCAAATGGCAGCCGAGGTGTTGGATGCCGAACTTGACAGCATCATCGTCCACGCGGCCGATACCGATGTATCGCCTTATGATCCCGGCTCGTATGCTTCAAGCACGACGTATGTCACAGGGATGGCTGTTGTGAAAGCGGCGCAGGAGCTGAAGCAGAAAATAATGGAGCAGGCTGCATTGCACTTGGCTGCCGATGCGGCGGATCTGGTCTGGGAACGCGAAGAAATTCGCACGCTTCGAGGCGACAAGCGGATTGAACTCATCTCTTTGGCAAACCTGCTTGTTTCAGGACGCGGAAAAATGCAGTTGAGCGGTACGGCGACGCATGGCAGTCCCGTTTCGCCGCCGCCGTTCATCGCCGGTTTTGCCGAAGTCGAAGTCGATCTGGCAACCGGTAAGGTTGCAGTTGTTGAATATGTCTCCGTAGTGGACTGCGGCACGGTGATCAATCCGAATCTGGCGCGCATTCAGGTGGAAGGCGGTACGGTTCAGGGGATTGGTATGGCGCTAACTGAAGATGTGCGCTATGATCGGCGCGGCATGATGCAGACGAACAGCTTCATGCAATATAAAATCCCCAGCCGCAAGGATGTCGGCGAGATCAAGGTCGCGTTCGAAGCAAGCCATGAACCGACCGGACCCTTTGGCGCGAAATCGGTGGGTGAAGTTGTCATTAATACGCCGCCGCCGGCGATTGCGCATGCAGTATATAATGCCACCGGCGTCTGGATAACGGAGCTGCCGATTTTGCCGGAAAAAGTATGGCAGGCGGTGCAGAAAAAGCAAGGAAACGAAGAATAA
- a CDS encoding FAD binding domain-containing protein produces the protein MFSVLHLIQPETVEEAYKALINKRNNAVLGGCTFLRLGSQRIGTAIDLSNLGLRYIREENSEIEIGAMATLRDIEKHSGLALCGNHILSRALGSIIGIQFRNVATLGASIFSKYGFSDVITAFLALDADVELHHGGRMSLEAFLARPYEKDILTKVFVHKRNRCAAYLDLRNSASDFPVLNVAVSQSECGWRIAVGARPHCAVLAKQAAALLEAARVIDAPVILRAAQTAADEITFGASMRGSAVYRQSVCLTLVQRAIEEVISCKLK, from the coding sequence ATGTTTAGCGTGCTCCATCTGATTCAGCCGGAAACGGTTGAAGAAGCATACAAGGCGTTGATCAATAAACGCAACAATGCAGTCCTTGGCGGCTGTACTTTTTTGCGTTTAGGGTCGCAACGGATTGGGACGGCCATAGATTTGTCAAACCTGGGACTGCGTTATATACGCGAGGAAAACAGTGAAATTGAAATCGGCGCAATGGCGACATTACGTGATATCGAAAAACATAGCGGCCTTGCACTCTGCGGCAATCATATCCTGTCGCGTGCGCTCGGCTCGATTATCGGCATACAGTTTAGAAATGTTGCAACGCTTGGCGCCTCAATATTTTCAAAATATGGTTTTTCCGATGTGATCACGGCATTCTTGGCGCTGGATGCAGACGTGGAGCTGCATCACGGCGGGCGTATGTCGTTAGAAGCGTTTTTGGCGCGTCCATATGAAAAGGATATTTTGACGAAAGTTTTTGTGCATAAGAGGAATCGGTGTGCGGCATACTTGGATTTACGCAATTCAGCCAGCGATTTTCCGGTTTTGAATGTTGCGGTTTCGCAGAGTGAGTGCGGTTGGAGGATTGCAGTTGGCGCAAGGCCGCATTGTGCGGTACTGGCTAAACAGGCTGCGGCCTTGCTCGAAGCGGCGCGCGTTATCGATGCGCCTGTTATTTTGCGGGCGGCGCAAACGGCAGCGGATGAAATCACATTCGGCGCTAGTATGCGCGGTTCGGCTGTCTATCGGCAAAGCGTATGTCTGACGCTTGTACAACGTGCGATTGAGGAGGTCATCTCATGCAAATTGAAGTGA
- a CDS encoding HAMP domain-containing sensor histidine kinase, with the protein MATKSKNISFSIFFKVLAIVVGLFGTLQVYSGMGAYRDFPCGLEADYLQSAMLAEEVAAVRERLVVMLTLRGEDYILSGQAVSATELEQELTAVIQERKAATQRVADKYDAQIEAAIRMDSQEDKARLEWERSEKLAMLKAEFENKQAAAKDALVAKKIKLFNEAKSFIENYDGLFYSVMDSNQAASKEPEAYLALPYHGKVVLTQDQVAYIAFSETVFQRQAAAFEPRHKNGSAGIYRTAGGLILITFSLLWLMHTAGRTPSGESLQWAFWERLYLDAALLLFAAAATLSGSTGFSIALEEQSRLAPLVVQGGQLAFAVTYLLCIAYAVMLAKRWRSRSMLRHTALYRLLYELRQVVGGGALFIKAVAFQLLYLTALAGSGVLFWQLRERYALLGEIAGVILFLAVNYAAAKVLLKRLEGFKALAEGIKRIKDGQMECEIGPCGSPGIDEVIHDLNHLADGLKNALEREVKAEHMKVELITNVSHDLKTPLTSIISYSDLLSRAGLSEDQVQKYVAIIQSKSIRLQHLVDDLFEISKAQSGTIALKLEALCLNDLLSQSYAEYEDGFSAAELMMVMNMPEEKIMVMADGTKLWRVMSNVLNNAIKYSLAGTRVYVDVRRSEDVAYVTVKNIASYPMNFNEVEIVERFARGDESRTGDGSGLGLAIVKSFMELQKGSCELTVDGDLFKIRLGVPLLK; encoded by the coding sequence TTGGCTACAAAATCGAAAAATATTAGCTTTTCGATTTTTTTCAAAGTTTTGGCGATCGTAGTCGGCTTGTTCGGGACATTGCAGGTCTATTCCGGTATGGGGGCATACCGGGATTTTCCTTGCGGACTGGAAGCGGATTATTTGCAAAGCGCTATGTTGGCGGAAGAAGTTGCAGCGGTCAGAGAACGATTGGTTGTAATGCTTACGTTGCGCGGCGAAGATTATATCCTTAGCGGTCAAGCCGTTTCGGCGACGGAGTTAGAGCAGGAATTGACTGCTGTGATTCAAGAGCGTAAAGCGGCAACACAACGAGTCGCAGATAAGTATGACGCGCAGATAGAGGCTGCGATTCGGATGGACAGCCAGGAGGATAAAGCGCGCCTTGAATGGGAACGAAGCGAGAAACTGGCTATGCTCAAGGCGGAGTTTGAGAACAAACAGGCGGCGGCTAAGGATGCATTGGTGGCAAAGAAGATAAAGCTTTTTAACGAAGCGAAAAGCTTTATCGAGAACTACGACGGACTCTTTTATTCGGTTATGGATAGTAACCAAGCGGCCAGCAAAGAACCGGAAGCCTATCTTGCTTTGCCCTACCATGGCAAAGTGGTGTTGACTCAAGATCAGGTCGCATATATTGCTTTTAGCGAAACGGTTTTCCAGCGACAGGCGGCGGCGTTCGAACCACGGCATAAAAACGGTTCGGCGGGTATTTATCGCACCGCCGGTGGTTTGATTTTGATAACGTTCTCTCTCTTGTGGTTGATGCACACCGCTGGTAGGACGCCAAGTGGTGAAAGCCTGCAGTGGGCGTTTTGGGAACGATTATATCTCGATGCGGCCCTGCTTCTCTTTGCGGCCGCGGCTACGTTGAGCGGCAGTACGGGCTTTTCGATTGCACTGGAAGAACAAAGTCGCCTTGCGCCGCTTGTTGTACAAGGCGGGCAGTTAGCATTTGCAGTCACCTACTTGCTGTGCATCGCATATGCAGTGATGTTGGCAAAGCGCTGGCGAAGCCGCTCGATGCTTCGCCATACCGCGCTATATCGCTTGCTTTATGAACTGCGGCAAGTTGTTGGCGGCGGTGCGCTGTTTATAAAAGCAGTCGCCTTTCAATTGTTGTATTTGACGGCATTAGCCGGCAGCGGCGTTTTGTTTTGGCAACTGCGTGAGCGCTATGCTTTACTCGGAGAAATAGCGGGCGTCATTTTGTTTCTGGCAGTCAATTATGCAGCGGCAAAGGTACTGTTGAAACGACTCGAGGGATTCAAAGCGCTGGCTGAGGGAATCAAGCGAATCAAGGATGGTCAGATGGAGTGTGAAATAGGGCCGTGCGGTTCACCGGGCATCGATGAGGTGATTCATGATTTGAATCATTTGGCGGATGGCTTGAAAAACGCTCTGGAACGTGAAGTCAAAGCCGAACATATGAAAGTGGAATTGATCACAAATGTCTCTCACGATTTGAAAACGCCTCTTACCTCGATTATTTCGTATTCGGACTTATTATCGCGCGCGGGTCTTAGTGAAGATCAGGTGCAAAAATATGTGGCGATCATACAATCAAAATCAATTCGTTTGCAGCATTTGGTTGATGATTTGTTTGAAATTTCCAAAGCGCAGAGCGGAACGATCGCACTGAAGCTTGAGGCATTGTGCCTGAATGATTTGCTTTCGCAATCTTACGCCGAGTATGAAGACGGCTTTTCCGCGGCTGAGCTTATGATGGTGATGAACATGCCGGAGGAAAAGATCATGGTAATGGCAGACGGAACCAAATTGTGGCGCGTGATGTCGAATGTACTGAACAATGCCATTAAGTACAGTCTGGCGGGAACGCGTGTTTATGTAGACGTTCGACGCAGTGAAGACGTTGCCTATGTGACGGTGAAAAATATTGCAAGTTATCCGATGAATTTCAATGAAGTTGAAATTGTTGAACGCTTTGCGCGCGGTGATGAATCGCGTACGGGCGATGGCTCGGGCTTAGGTTTGGCTATTGTAAAAAGTTTCATGGAATTGCAAAAAGGCAGTTGCGAACTGACTGTCGATGGCGATTTGTTTAAAATCAGACTGGGCGTTCCGTTGCTGAAATAG
- a CDS encoding (2Fe-2S)-binding protein, with the protein MQIEVIINDKAMALRVGKAEFLADALRRYGFCSVRKGCDTTCCGLCSVWIDGQPTLSCAVLAIRVDGKTVTTLEGVAAEAEAFAKVLAAEGAEQCGFCSPGFIMTVLAMKRELTAPSDEEIIHYLTGNLCRCTGYMGQLRAVKTYLGVAKDA; encoded by the coding sequence ATGCAAATTGAAGTGATCATTAATGATAAAGCGATGGCATTGCGCGTCGGCAAAGCGGAATTTTTAGCGGACGCACTGCGCCGTTATGGGTTTTGCAGTGTGCGTAAAGGTTGCGATACGACTTGCTGCGGTCTGTGCAGTGTTTGGATCGACGGACAGCCGACATTATCCTGTGCGGTGCTTGCGATTCGCGTCGACGGAAAAACGGTTACGACGCTAGAAGGCGTCGCAGCGGAAGCGGAGGCGTTTGCCAAAGTTCTGGCTGCGGAGGGCGCTGAACAATGCGGTTTTTGCAGTCCTGGCTTCATCATGACGGTATTGGCGATGAAACGCGAACTTACCGCGCCGAGCGATGAAGAAATTATTCATTATTTGACGGGAAACCTCTGCCGCTGCACCGGCTACATGGGACAACTCCGGGCGGTTAAGACTTACCTGGGGGTGGCAAAGGATGCGTAA
- a CDS encoding SDR family oxidoreductase, which yields MQAKKRQAIAVVTGAARGIGKAIATRLAQCGAQVILADIDIEAGEAVACALRNDGLAAVFQPTDVAEATEIEQLFARVENEYGRLDWLVNNAALVSFKSIDELSLEEFDRMFAVNLRAYFATVKLAVPLLRKASSAAIVNIASTRALMSEVNNEAYASMKAGVLGLTHALANSLGPAIRVNAVSPGWIDTSQGTVALTAQDHAQHPVGRVGMPEDIAELTAFLLSNESGFISGQNIVADGGMTKKMIYHE from the coding sequence ATGCAAGCAAAAAAACGACAAGCGATTGCCGTCGTAACCGGAGCGGCGCGCGGGATCGGTAAAGCAATCGCAACCCGCTTGGCGCAGTGCGGCGCACAAGTCATTCTTGCAGATATCGATATCGAGGCCGGTGAGGCTGTAGCCTGTGCATTAAGAAATGACGGGTTGGCGGCTGTTTTTCAGCCGACTGATGTTGCCGAGGCTACCGAGATAGAGCAACTTTTTGCGCGGGTGGAAAACGAATATGGGCGCTTGGACTGGCTTGTCAACAATGCGGCGTTGGTTTCCTTTAAGAGTATTGATGAACTGAGCCTGGAAGAATTCGATAGAATGTTCGCAGTCAATTTGCGTGCGTATTTTGCCACGGTGAAACTTGCCGTGCCGTTATTACGAAAAGCTTCGTCTGCAGCCATTGTCAACATTGCGTCTACGCGCGCGCTGATGAGTGAAGTTAACAACGAAGCCTATGCGTCGATGAAAGCGGGCGTGCTGGGACTTACGCATGCGCTGGCCAACTCACTCGGACCGGCGATTCGGGTGAATGCGGTTTCGCCGGGCTGGATCGATACTTCGCAAGGGACAGTGGCGCTTACAGCGCAGGATCATGCGCAGCATCCGGTGGGACGCGTCGGCATGCCGGAGGACATTGCGGAGCTGACGGCATTTTTATTGTCTAATGAGAGCGGTTTCATCAGCGGACAAAATATTGTCGCCGATGGCGGCATGACGAAAAAAATGATATATCATGAATGA
- the guaD gene encoding guanine deaminase, which produces MSQVKVIKGNLIYAAERDAFTICPDHYLILRQGRVQAVVDRLPQEYEACPVEDFGERLIIPGLVDLHTHGAQFNQRGLGMDLQLLEWLEQYTFKEEARFADLAYAASIYEAFATELIRQGTTRAVIFGTIHAPSCDILCEVLKRRGIGAYVGKVNMDANCGAALQEDTQQSLRETEEFLLRWSGEPLVKPILTPRFAVTSTPQLLEGLGKLALRHQVPVQSHLSENMAEVRLVAELFPAQGEYHAVYDNYQLFGQTPTIMAHCIHLTDSAVKRMCESGVVAVHCPDSNLNLASGIMPTRRLLEAGVTVGLGTDIGAGHTLSMLQTMRSAIQMSKIQSSYDSAQKPLTLPEVFYLATKGGGRFFGKVGSFEPGYEFDALVIEDTPAERAGKTLLERLQQFIYTGNPGNIIARYAAGSPLK; this is translated from the coding sequence ATGAGTCAAGTAAAAGTAATCAAAGGGAATCTGATATACGCCGCTGAAAGAGATGCCTTTACGATTTGTCCGGATCACTATCTGATCCTGCGCCAAGGGCGGGTGCAGGCTGTAGTCGATAGGTTGCCGCAAGAATATGAAGCCTGTCCGGTTGAGGATTTTGGCGAGCGTTTAATCATTCCCGGTTTGGTCGATCTTCATACGCATGGCGCTCAATTCAACCAACGCGGTTTGGGCATGGATCTGCAATTGTTGGAGTGGTTGGAGCAATACACGTTTAAGGAAGAAGCACGCTTTGCCGACCTCGCGTATGCGGCTTCCATATATGAAGCCTTTGCGACGGAGTTAATCAGGCAGGGGACTACGCGTGCGGTTATTTTCGGTACGATTCACGCGCCAAGCTGTGATATTTTGTGCGAGGTCTTAAAAAGACGCGGCATCGGCGCCTATGTCGGAAAAGTGAACATGGATGCAAACTGCGGCGCAGCGCTGCAAGAAGATACGCAGCAGTCTTTGCGCGAAACGGAAGAATTCCTCCTCCGTTGGAGCGGTGAACCGCTAGTCAAACCCATCCTTACGCCGCGCTTTGCCGTGACGAGCACGCCGCAATTGTTGGAGGGCCTTGGCAAATTGGCCCTTCGCCATCAAGTACCGGTGCAGTCGCACTTATCAGAAAATATGGCGGAGGTTCGTTTGGTTGCGGAATTGTTTCCTGCGCAGGGCGAATACCATGCGGTATATGACAATTATCAGCTGTTCGGCCAGACGCCGACGATTATGGCGCACTGCATTCATCTTACGGACAGTGCGGTAAAGCGCATGTGTGAAAGCGGCGTGGTTGCTGTTCATTGCCCGGATTCCAATCTGAATCTGGCCAGCGGCATCATGCCGACGCGTCGCTTGCTGGAAGCGGGCGTGACAGTGGGGTTGGGAACCGATATTGGCGCGGGTCATACCTTATCGATGTTGCAGACGATGCGCTCCGCGATTCAAATGTCCAAGATCCAATCGAGTTATGACAGTGCGCAAAAACCATTGACATTGCCGGAAGTTTTTTATCTGGCGACCAAAGGAGGCGGTCGTTTCTTTGGCAAGGTCGGCAGTTTTGAACCCGGTTATGAATTTGATGCGCTGGTCATTGAAGATACTCCGGCCGAACGCGCGGGAAAGACCTTGCTGGAACGATTGCAGCAATTTATTTACACAGGAAATCCTGGAAATATTATTGCGCGCTACGCAGCAGGCAGTCCATTGAAATAA